The genomic interval aaggaatttcatgtttcaggaggtttgcagaaagacaagtcgAAGCAGCTGATGAGCAGTTTCAGTGGGAGACGTTTATTTTGAGATGTGGTTCACAGCACAAAACGAAGACGATTTAAAGTGCACATGGGTCAACAGTTCTTTTGTATCCACCATCTATGAAACAGGCAGTGTGAGATGTCACATGATTACTTGTCCACTCATGTACACATCTCCGCCATCATACTACATTCAACATGACATTGGTCATCTATGTGATTATATTCTATAGCTTCAACAAGATAttggtcacagcaaggacacatcgggACCAGCATGAATCTGTTTAGCATCAACAAGACATGGCTCACATCGCCCACAATCAGGACGCAGTCTGCTTCTACAatgtaaagttaaaaagattGTCTGAGATGATGTTTGCATTCGACTGGTGAGCTGTGGGTTTGCCATCGCTGATGCAATGTGTCATAAAGAAAAGTCTCCGtgtccacagagagaagaggagtcatGTTTCTGAGGAGAAGCTGCCGTCCTGCTGTGCTTCTTGTCAGGACGTCCTGAAGGATCCAGTCTCCACCAGCTGTGGACACTGGCTCTGCAGACGCTGCATCACCTCATACTGGGACCAGTCGGGTTCACCAGGAGAGTCCTCCTGTCCCCAGTGTGGACAAAGATCCAGAACAGGACCTGGAGctcagacagcaggtcagagCAGCTCTGTGCAGAGTGACACTGaacttctgtctgatggttCATTTGTTCAATCATACAGCACTGACTTTTAATATGATGATAAAAACCACAAGATTAGAGGTTTTAATAAAGTTCCAGTTCAGAATGTGTCTGATTGTTGAGCTTTAATCCAGCTGGCAGCTTTTCATGAGGCAtcattcaaacaacttcacactcGACAAGGTTCATGTGTTATGATGCACTTTCATCCAACTTAGTTACATGTTGTGTTAGGTTTATATAGATGATTTATagtttgtgttgtgattttcttctgttcatccAAAATACCTTCAGagtcaacactgcacttcctctGGTCCTCAGACAAACACCCAAGTTTGAAGTCGATCGTATGAGCGGTTGTAAAGAAATtccagaaacagaaagacaaagatttctGTTTATAGTTGGACGTATCTAATGAAAGTGATCATCAGactctctgtcttcagtctgACTCTGGTTCTTGTCTTTCAGCAGATGGTGGTCTGCAGCAGGTTCTAGATGAACATAAGAtcagtctgaggaggagatgtgaacgtgtgactgaaggaagtgatgacagaggaagtgaaaccttCCTCAACAGGATCTTCACTGAGCTCTAcatcacagagggacagagtgaagaggtcAATACCCAACATGAGGTGAGGCAGCTGGAGACGACTTCCAAGAAGAAGACCGTCCATGAAACTCCCATCAAGTGCCACGACATCTTTAAAGTCGGACCCGACCAGCAGAGACGCATCAGAGTCGTCCTGACGAACGGCGTCGCTGGCGTTGGAAAAACCTTCTCGGTGCAGAAGTTCACTCTGGACTGGGCCGAGGGTTTGGAAAACCAAGACGTCAGTCTGCTGATTCTGCTTTCGTTCAGGGAGCTGAACCTGATCAGAGACCAGCAGCACAGTCTTCTCACGCTGCTCCACGTTTTCCATCCATCATTACAgaaggtcacagaggagaagctcgctgtctgtagactgttgttcatctttgaTGGCCTGGATGAAAGCCGACTTTCTCTGGATTTCAACCACAGGGAGGTTGTGTCTGGTGTCACACAGAGCTCATCAGTCAACGAGCTGCTGACGAACCTCATCCAGGGGAATCTGCTTCCCTACGCTCTCGTCTGGATAACCTCCCGACCTGCGGCGGCCAATCAGATCCCTCTTACTTGCGTTGACAGGGTGACAGAGGTACGAGGCTTCACCGACGCCCAGAAGGAGGAGTACTTCAGGAGAAggttcagtgatgaagagctgtCCAGCAGAATCATCTCACACGTGAAGACGTCCAGGAGCCTCCACATCATGTGTCAAATCCCAGTCTTCTGCTGGATCAGTGCTACAGTTCTGGAGCACATGttgaccacagaccagagagaagagctgcccaagaccctgactgacctgtactcacacttcctgctggttcagacacagaggaagaagaacaagtaTCATGAAGGACGTGAGACGAGGCCACAGGAGCTGATGGAGGCCGACAGGAAAATTCTCCTGAAGCTGGGGAGGCTGGCGTTTGAACatctgcagacaggaaacatcatgTTCTACCAAGAAGACCTGGAGCGCTGTGGTCTTGACGTCACAGAGGCCTCGGTGTACTCCGGAGTTTGTACTGAGATCTTCAGAAGAGAGAGTGTGATCCTCCAGAAAACCGTCTACTGCTTTGTTCATCTGAGCGTTCAGGAGTTTCTGGCTGCAGTCTACATGTTCCACTGTGtcaccaacagaaacacaaaagtagTCAACGACTTCCTGGGAACAAAATGGAACAACGCACAACATGACTCTTTTCTGGAGTACATCCTGGGAAGCACCATGGAGAAATCCCTTGAAAGTCAAAATGGCCACCTGGATCTGTTTGTTCGCTTCCTTCACGGCCTCTCTCTGGAGTCCAACCAGAGACTCTTAAGAGGCCTGATGGGTCGGACAGAGAACCATCCAACGATCATCCAGAGACTCTTAAGAGGCCTGATGGGTCAGAGAGAGAACGATCCAGAAATCATCCAGAGAGTCATCGACAACCTGAAGGAGATGAACAGTGATGAAATCTCTCCTGACAGAAGCATCAACATCTTCCACTGTCTGATGGAGATGAACGACCTCTCAGTACATCAGGAGATCCAAGAGTTCCTGAAGtcagagaacagatcagagaagGAACTCTCTGAGatccactgctctgctctggcctACATGCTGCAGATGTCAGAGGAGGTTCTGGATGAGTTGGACCTGGAGGAGTACAACACATCAGAGGAGGGACGACGTAGACTGATCCCAGCTGTGAGGAACTGCAGAACGGCTCGGTGAGTCCAGACCAGTTatggacgacgtgtctccacttcctcctacTGAACTAAACTGAAGCCacaatatctttatttttttaattatggcACGAggaataaaataatttgaagaGGATTTCAGTGGCCAGTGACTCTATAGCACCTCCCAGAGGTCAAGGGCTCAAACTGGCTGAAGAGAGGATCTCAAGTAAGAAAGTCTCTGATCCAGAGAACTAGTCCATGATTGATGTTGAGATCAATTAGCCTTTTCAGGAGAATGTGGGTTTTCATTGAGTTGAAAGCTGAACTGAAGTCCACTAATAAGACCCTGGCATATCCTCTAGGATGCACAAGTTGTTTAGTGAGTGAGTTGAGAAGCGTCAGAACAGCATCATCAGTGCTTctgtcacttctctctcctttcaacACAGTAACTCCATATTACCAGAAGGCAACCTTCCTTTCATTGAGACAGGTTTTCAGTTGTTTGACACCCAGTtcatgacctgtactgcagccagccaccagggggcgacccagatcttttgggagctgtcatgtcgtccatctttatccaCAGTCGTTGGTCCAGACGTGATCAGTGACATGATGGATAAGTATAGATCAGTAGTTGAGTTCACTCAGTGTGAAATGATTTCTGATCTGAGAACGACTGTTCATCAGAAAACTGCAGAATCAAACCTTTAGTGTCTccagaggaagctgaggagttTCCTCGAGTGACGTCacctgagtcagtgtcagttgGGAGTCGAGACGACGAGTTTGAGAAGTAAAGACGTGTCCTGATATATCAGATGTGTGGACATATGAGAGCACATCAGAGTCAACGtgctgcttttcattcattcatctcagATTCAAGTAAAACACAGATTCACATTAAAAGTCTGAGGAGGATTATTGATTCATGTCCAACACAATGAGATTGGATCAGATGAACCATGGATGTGTAGAGCAGATGGTCAATACATCATGACTTGTTTTCTCATCATGTGCAtcaagtgtgttttcatcacagattgtctggttttatattttctctcttcacagaTTTATTCGCTGTGAACTCTCAGAGACTCACTGTGAAGTcgtggcctcagctctgaagtccgacccctcccacctgacagaactggaccTGAGTGACAACTTCTccctgcaggattcaggagtgaaggttctgtctgctggactggagagtccacattgtcgactggagactctgaggtcagcagcaggtcatgagtctgtgttgacatgaacaggtgtatgaatgttgtgttgacatgatgatgatccacaaAAACAGACGGACAAAGACTCATTGATCAGGATCATCAATGATTTGattctttgtttcattcattatcCAGGTTGGAGAGGTGcaggttgtcagagatcagctgttcttctctggcctcagctctgaagtccaacccctcccacctgagacaactggacctgagtggaaacaagctgcaggattcaggagtgaaggagctgtgtggttttctggagagtccacactgtcgactggagactctgaggtcagacaccatgttcacattttcttcttcatagtTATAACAGTAATAATCCTGatgaactttattcatatagcagCGTTCACAGCACAGTGAGGCTGCTGTCAGACCTGGTCCTGAtcttctctggaggggctgtatgtgacaaCACTAATGTCCACAGATGTTCCTCTGGACATGTTCAGGAACCTCTGCTGTCGGTCCTTCCATAGAACCTTCTGTGTTGAACCTGTTTGACtcaacaatctcctgctgtttgtcacatgtgaaccacaaactctggaaaatatctggaTGCATTTCTGTGGTGGTTCTCCAGAGGTCCTGTCTGGAAACATCTTCAGAAAGTGTTGCACCAGGCAGGTTGttccagagaggggggggccTGGAGGGACAAGGCCCGGTCCCCCTCGGCCCTCAGCTGGGACTGTGGAATATGGTCCACTGACTGTGGACGAGCAacgtggagacaaagacaaatctcatCTCACTTTAAATTTCTCAtcgttttcacatttcaatattttgttcatgtcatGTTATCATAAAGTATCTGTGAGTTGGATCATGAAAGTTCATCTGACACTGAAACACTTGAGTCTTTAGTGTTGAAGGTGTTTGGAGTTTCACTTTTCTAAACCTCCATGTTCTCAACTTTCTTCAGCGCTGAACAGACGATGAAACACTGAACGGTTTCAAGcagaaactttgttttctaaagtttcatgttttattctttatccaggttgatgagctgcaggttgtcagagatcagctgttcttctctggcctcagctctgaagtccaacccctcccacctgagacTACTGGACCTGAGGGGAAACaggctgcaggattcaggagtgaagaaGCTGCGTGATCTTGTCCAGAGAGTCGTGTGTTGAGTCTGGATCCAGTGAGGTGAGTGGAGGTCTGGAGTCAGAACTGTTCTGATCACAGTCAGTATCCGAGCAAACATCCAGAGTTCCCTGTGAACCTCCACTGTTCTTCTGGATCATTTCCTCTGTGAAGCTGAATCATGTTCAGGGATGACAGGTGTCACCCTGGTGGATGTTTCCACTTGGcttttgactgactgactctcaTACATGTTAGCGTGAAGCCGAGGAAGCTGCTCCTCCACCGACTCGTCACGTCTGTCGTCTTCTCTCAACAGATCGGAccgatgaagaagatgaagatgatgaagaggagagccCGACGTCCAGGCCGCCATCTTCCCTGAgactcctcccctccacctgtGACCAGACGCTCTTCTGGTTTGCTGATTGGAGGAGTTCTGGGAAGGCTCCGACATTCGTCTTGATGGTTTTGAACGTGTGGCCGTTCTGAAACCAGCAGATTATTACTGTTCACTTCTTTGTGTTGGGGCTCTATCATGTGGAAGGATGGAGTATTGCAGGTGTGTTCCCTGTTATAATGTAAAAGGTCTTGGAGGTTGATGTCAGAGTGACTGGATGTAAAGACGAGTTCAAGTACGTTGGgatcaaaataatgaatttctttacacttgtttttgatatattcatataatagTAATTAATGTTGGAGAGTTTCACTTCTTTgggtcatttaaataaaaccacCTACGGATGAAACAGGAACTGTTTCTTATGAGTTGTGAACTGTGAACCACTGGTTTTATCTTTTACCAACTAAGTCTCTCTTCAcaactgttttttgtgttaaagCATTTGAACagcaacaatgtgttttttatagatggttaatggactgtatttatatatctctTTTTTAGTCTTATAGACCActcacaagtcacattcatccaaTCACAGTCATACTGCTgtttactgcactttttctttcacattcatacactgccggcatttgtgcttgtgtttaatGTAGCTgcatctagagctgcaacagttaatcgattagtaatcgataactaaattaatcgccaactaatttgataatcggttcaagtagtttttctgaaaaagaaaaagtcaaacttctctgatttcagcttcttaaatgtgaatattttctggtttctttgctcctctgtgacagtaaacttaaTATATCTTATTATAACAataccaaaacaaaacatcatctcagggtgAAGTGGCGTATAATGACCATACACAACAAAAGTACAGTACTGCTGTAAATGTATTTGTAGCACAGTTTCAAATGATACTACAGGGAACTAATAATTGGAATTGGATGAAAATGCTGTATCCTCGCTGGCACTCTGTGATATTCCATAAGAAAGGTCTCAGATTAGATAATCTGGGGCCAACTTTTGTCATTAGACAAGAAAGTGGCCTGTTGGTTGAGGTCGGACGACAGCATGCTGTACAGGAAGTGATCAAGTGAGGgcagtgtttgtctacagtgcACGTACAGTAAGGTCCATCACAGTGCATTCATGACTCCCATCTATTCATGTAGCTGTCATTCAGCTCTCAGCttcaataaagacaaaaacaaatcagagttCATTCTGACGTTTGAATTCACAACTGATATGAATATGTCTTGTTGAAGATATTAGGAAACAGTGTGGTGCGTCTACAGTCTCTTCTTTTCTGACCAGTCCCGTATGTTTGCAAATCTTCTATTTGTTTTTGGCAGTCCACATACAAACATCCACATTGTCAAATTGTTTGAAATTTTACAGTgtgatgaatttttttaatttctttttttgtagttaATAAACCCCTAATCCAGAAATAAGGTTTGATCCATGAAGACGACTATGTGTTGAATGTTAACATAGTCACCAGAATTGTCTGATGGACCGGTGTAATTGTTGTTGGGAATTCCACCACTGAAcagtttgtactgtatgtatttcatTCACACTAATTGTAGCATTTTTTCACCAGACATGTGAATGTAACATCTCTGTGTTTATCAGGAAGAGCCACAGAGTTATTTACTCTCTTTCTTAGGGATACCTCTCAAACAATGTATGTTTTGCACTCACCTGTTTGTATAGATTTGTTATCATTGGAAGTTTGTGCACTTGATGTTACTCTGTATTGAGGACAGTGTAAAGGATAATACAGACCAGGTAGTCTGTGAGTGTTGCAGTGCAGAGAGGAGGTTCCTCAGACATTAGGACTCAATTCATAAGGACTGTCCCAACTCTAGGCAACCTTCTGTATTCCATGTCCTGTGGCAGTTTCATTTCTCCAGGTTCCACAGAAGTCAAATGTTTTAAGCTGTTTCGTTGTGGGCCAGATGAAATCAGCCGGGTCGGTCTGTGATGTAGAATCTTTTCTCACATATCATGTCTACTAACCTGGAGCTAAGGTTCATCCTGTTGGAGCAAAACAGGACGGTCTTCTTTCACCGACACTTCTGTAGCCTGAACCCATCCAGTAGTTTAGTGCCTTTGGAGGAAGTGTTCAAAAATACAACCAGTCGTCCCAGATGGGCAAAAAAGATCCGCGCTCTTATATTTTAAGAGTGCCATTACAGGATTGCACAGTCATGCACAAATACCGCCTGGAGGATGGACAGCAGTGAAATTCATTCCCCCTATGCAGGGAATTGTTGTGGACAGTTCCTGTCCCCAAAACACCCCGGAGTTGATGAGAGGCTTCTGTATCTCCTGATTGTCCCACACCTCAGTGTGtatcttcttctgtcttctcttctTACCCATACTTCTAAAGAACTCCCCCTGCCCCTTAGCACCAGTCCAAACACTGACACTACATCATGAACTAGTTCAGCGTGGACTTCCCTCTGTCCGCAGCAGGATAGGGGATTGTTCTGTCCTCAGAAGTTCCTGTTCCCATCCAAGAACAAAGTTCAACAAAGCTAGTGTCTCTTAAGGGACATTGACCCAAACAGCATAAAGCAAAGGTGCACTTCAAACGAACAAAAGTCAAAGCCTGGTACAATATCTCCAGGATGAGAGGTAGGTCAGTGTCAACTGCATCAACTCTCATCCTGAGGCCCATTCTCCTGGCAACATGTCTTCCCATTATGTTCTGTGTGATGGGCCCATTGAAAACTGTCCCCCAATATGCATATTAATGTCCCTTGTACTGGCTATTGGTAAGCGGCTGTTTTCCACATATAATGGTGCTTTGCCAAGGACGATTCTGTCCCTGATTTGCATGTCCTTGGTTGTTTTCACGGTCTTATCTGCCCTCCTTATTGTAGCTAAGCTAGTTAGCCTTAGCAGCGCACATTGTACTCTCAATAATGGTACTTGTAATACGTGTGGTTTATTTGCCACGATGGGGAACTACTAATACATACTGACTTTGCTACATGAATtaacagcagcagagtcaccGGGAGATGGTTGGGGTGGAGGTGATGTTCGAATTCCAGTTGCCTTGGCAACAAAACTGCTTAGGCTTAGGTAAAAGAGTTCATTCTTTACTCACAGTCCAAATTTTCGTGCACAAGAAGTTTGGTTATCAAttagcagggaaaaaaaatttaataaaagcaGAGAAGCTAGGTCATACACAGGAAGGGTATTCCCAATTTGGGTAACAATGGAGatgtatgtggtgctttctgaTAATTTCACCCAAGGGAACCTTAAGTGAAAATTATCGTCAGCACCGAACCTCGTGGAACTCCATGgctaacttttgtatgaatggaagagtTGTTGTTAACACTAACAAGCCGGAGGAGAGAGTCCACACACTGTCAAAAGGTGCAAAGGCTGTATTCATTGAACTAAACGAACCAACTCAGAACCACTCCTCCGACATATGCAAAAGGTACGCATCAGCGGTGTAACGCAGGCATGTGGACGGGTGTTCGAAACTTTGACATGACACAAAAGAAAGCGAGTCAGTGGAAGCCATGTGCATGACTCGGCAGAAGAAGACGAGCTCCTGGTTTGGCAGCCATTTTATAGTCTTTAGCCACTCCCCCTCCAGGTGTAGGCAACCAGCTCTGACGGGCTCTTCACAAGGTCACTGGAAGACAAGATGAGAATTGGAGAGAAaggtatgaatatatatatatatatatagagagagagagctccctGTGCTTTGTGAATCAGCGCATATTCATCTGCGAgaagctcctgaagctcctgaagctcctgagcAGTTCAAAGAAACTTTTCCTGAACACACTTCTACCCACTTAAGTGACTGCTCTCGCAGACGAATATGCACTGACTCACACAGCACGTGGTGCTTTATGGGAGGGGGCGTggcggtctctctctctctctctctctctctctctctctctccctctctctatatatatatatatatatatatatatatatatatatatatatatagagagagggagagagagagagagagagagagagagagagagagaccgccACGCCCCCTCCCATAAAGCACCACGTGCTGTGTGAGTCAGTGCATATTCGTCTGCGAGAGCAGTCACTTAAGTGGGTAGAAGTGTGTTCAGGAAAAGTTTCTTTGAACTgctcaggagcttcaggagcttcaggagcttcTCGCAGATGAATATGCGCTGATTCACAAAGCACagggagctctctctctctatatatatatatatatatctatacctTTCTCTCCAATTCTCATCTTGTCTTCCAGTGACCTTGTGAAGAGCCCGTCAGAGCTGGTTGCCTACACCTGGAGGGGGAGTGGCTAAAGACTATAAAATGGCTGCCAAACCAGGAGCTCGCCTTCTACTGCCGAGCCGTGCACGTGGCTTCCACTGACTCGCTTTcttttgtgtcatttc from Scophthalmus maximus strain ysfricsl-2021 chromosome 3, ASM2237912v1, whole genome shotgun sequence carries:
- the LOC118314126 gene encoding NACHT, LRR and PYD domains-containing protein 12 isoform X13, with product MSDLEEDEDRAESPVFSCVSMKSDRSKGESPFFSPEPGPSHSDVGASPLRPEKMSDLEEDEDRAESPVFSWLSMKSDRSKGESPFFSPEPGPSHSDVGASPLRPEKMSDLEEDEDRAESPVFSCVSMKSDRSKGESPFFSGEPGPSHSEEKRSHVSEEKLPSCCASCQDVLKDPVSTSCGHWLCRRCITSYWDQSGSPGESSCPQCGQRSRTGPGAQTAADGGLQQVLDEHKISLRRRCERVTEGSDDRGSETFLNRIFTELYITEGQSEEVNTQHEVRQLETTSKKKTVHETPIKCHDIFKVGPDQQRRIRVVLTNGVAGVGKTFSVQKFTLDWAEGLENQDVSLLILLSFRELNLIRDQQHSLLTLLHVFHPSLQKVTEEKLAVCRLLFIFDGLDESRLSLDFNHREVVSGVTQSSSVNELLTNLIQGNLLPYALVWITSRPAAANQIPLTCVDRVTEVRGFTDAQKEEYFRRRFSDEELSSRIISHVKTSRSLHIMCQIPVFCWISATVLEHMLTTDQREELPKTLTDLYSHFLLVQTQRKKNKYHEGRETRPQELMEADRKILLKLGRLAFEHLQTGNIMFYQEDLERCGLDVTEASVYSGVCTEIFRRESVILQKTVYCFVHLSVQEFLAAVYMFHCVTNRNTKVVNDFLGTKWNNAQHDSFLEYILGSTMEKSLESQNGHLDLFVRFLHGLSLESNQRLLRGLMGRTENHPTIIQRLLRGLMGQRENDPEIIQRVIDNLKEMNSDEISPDRSINIFHCLMEMNDLSVHQEIQEFLKSENRSEKELSEIHCSALAYMLQMSEEVLDELDLEEYNTSEEGRRRLIPAVRNCRTARFIRCELSETHCEVVASALKSDPSHLTELDLSDNFSLQDSGVKVLSAGLESPHCRLETLRLERCRLSEISCSSLASALKSNPSHLRQLDLSGNKLQDSGVKELCGFLESPHCRLETLRLMSCRLSEISCSSLASALKSNPSHLRLLDLRGNRLQDSGVKKLRDLVQRVVC
- the LOC118314126 gene encoding NACHT, LRR and PYD domains-containing protein 12 isoform X14, with product MKSKVFSQSQLSRTGGKTGNYRSVGASPLRPEKMSDLEEDEDRAESPVFSCVSMKSDRSKGESPFFSPEPGPSHSEEKRSHVSEEKLPSCCASCQDVLKDPVSTSCGHWLCRRCITSYWDQSGSPGESSCPQCGQRSRTGPGAQTAADGGLQQVLDEHKISLRRRCERVTEGSDDRGSETFLNRIFTELYITEGQSEEVNTQHEVRQLETTSKKKTVHETPIKCHDIFKVGPDQQRRIRVVLTNGVAGVGKTFSVQKFTLDWAEGLENQDVSLLILLSFRELNLIRDQQHSLLTLLHVFHPSLQKVTEEKLAVCRLLFIFDGLDESRLSLDFNHREVVSGVTQSSSVNELLTNLIQGNLLPYALVWITSRPAAANQIPLTCVDRVTEVRGFTDAQKEEYFRRRFSDEELSSRIISHVKTSRSLHIMCQIPVFCWISATVLEHMLTTDQREELPKTLTDLYSHFLLVQTQRKKNKYHEGRETRPQELMEADRKILLKLGRLAFEHLQTGNIMFYQEDLERCGLDVTEASVYSGVCTEIFRRESVILQKTVYCFVHLSVQEFLAAVYMFHCVTNRNTKVVNDFLGTKWNNAQHDSFLEYILGSTMEKSLESQNGHLDLFVRFLHGLSLESNQRLLRGLMGRTENHPTIIQRLLRGLMGQRENDPEIIQRVIDNLKEMNSDEISPDRSINIFHCLMEMNDLSVHQEIQEFLKSENRSEKELSEIHCSALAYMLQMSEEVLDELDLEEYNTSEEGRRRLIPAVRNCRTARFIRCELSETHCEVVASALKSDPSHLTELDLSDNFSLQDSGVKVLSAGLESPHCRLETLRLERCRLSEISCSSLASALKSNPSHLRQLDLSGNKLQDSGVKELCGFLESPHCRLETLRLMSCRLSEISCSSLASALKSNPSHLRLLDLRGNRLQDSGVKKLRDLVQRVVC
- the LOC118314126 gene encoding NACHT, LRR and PYD domains-containing protein 12 isoform X12; protein product: MEEHVGASPLRPEKMSDLEEDEDRAESPVFSCVSMKSDRSKGESPFFSPEPGPSHSDVGASPLRPEKMSDLEEDEDRAESPVFSWLSMKSDRSKGESPFFSPEPGPSHSDVGASPLRPEKMSDLEEDEDRAESPVFSCVSMKSDRSKGESPFFSGEPGPSHSEEKRSHVSEEKLPSCCASCQDVLKDPVSTSCGHWLCRRCITSYWDQSGSPGESSCPQCGQRSRTGPGAQTAADGGLQQVLDEHKISLRRRCERVTEGSDDRGSETFLNRIFTELYITEGQSEEVNTQHEVRQLETTSKKKTVHETPIKCHDIFKVGPDQQRRIRVVLTNGVAGVGKTFSVQKFTLDWAEGLENQDVSLLILLSFRELNLIRDQQHSLLTLLHVFHPSLQKVTEEKLAVCRLLFIFDGLDESRLSLDFNHREVVSGVTQSSSVNELLTNLIQGNLLPYALVWITSRPAAANQIPLTCVDRVTEVRGFTDAQKEEYFRRRFSDEELSSRIISHVKTSRSLHIMCQIPVFCWISATVLEHMLTTDQREELPKTLTDLYSHFLLVQTQRKKNKYHEGRETRPQELMEADRKILLKLGRLAFEHLQTGNIMFYQEDLERCGLDVTEASVYSGVCTEIFRRESVILQKTVYCFVHLSVQEFLAAVYMFHCVTNRNTKVVNDFLGTKWNNAQHDSFLEYILGSTMEKSLESQNGHLDLFVRFLHGLSLESNQRLLRGLMGRTENHPTIIQRLLRGLMGQRENDPEIIQRVIDNLKEMNSDEISPDRSINIFHCLMEMNDLSVHQEIQEFLKSENRSEKELSEIHCSALAYMLQMSEEVLDELDLEEYNTSEEGRRRLIPAVRNCRTARFIRCELSETHCEVVASALKSDPSHLTELDLSDNFSLQDSGVKVLSAGLESPHCRLETLRLERCRLSEISCSSLASALKSNPSHLRQLDLSGNKLQDSGVKELCGFLESPHCRLETLRLMSCRLSEISCSSLASALKSNPSHLRLLDLRGNRLQDSGVKKLRDLVQRVVC
- the LOC118314126 gene encoding NACHT, LRR and PYD domains-containing protein 3 isoform X11; this translates as MKSKVFSQSQLSRTGGKTGNYRSVGASPLRPEKMSDLEEDEDRAESPVFSCVSMKSDRSKGESPFFSPEPGPSHSDVGASPLRPEKMSDLEEDEDRAESPVFSWLSMKSDRSKGESPFFSPEPGPSHSDVGASPLRPEKMSDLEEDEDRAESPVFSCVSMKSDRSKGESPFFSGEPGPSHSEEKRSHVSEEKLPSCCASCQDVLKDPVSTSCGHWLCRRCITSYWDQSGSPGESSCPQCGQRSRTGPGAQTAADGGLQQVLDEHKISLRRRCERVTEGSDDRGSETFLNRIFTELYITEGQSEEVNTQHEVRQLETTSKKKTVHETPIKCHDIFKVGPDQQRRIRVVLTNGVAGVGKTFSVQKFTLDWAEGLENQDVSLLILLSFRELNLIRDQQHSLLTLLHVFHPSLQKVTEEKLAVCRLLFIFDGLDESRLSLDFNHREVVSGVTQSSSVNELLTNLIQGNLLPYALVWITSRPAAANQIPLTCVDRVTEVRGFTDAQKEEYFRRRFSDEELSSRIISHVKTSRSLHIMCQIPVFCWISATVLEHMLTTDQREELPKTLTDLYSHFLLVQTQRKKNKYHEGRETRPQELMEADRKILLKLGRLAFEHLQTGNIMFYQEDLERCGLDVTEASVYSGVCTEIFRRESVILQKTVYCFVHLSVQEFLAAVYMFHCVTNRNTKVVNDFLGTKWNNAQHDSFLEYILGSTMEKSLESQNGHLDLFVRFLHGLSLESNQRLLRGLMGRTENHPTIIQRLLRGLMGQRENDPEIIQRVIDNLKEMNSDEISPDRSINIFHCLMEMNDLSVHQEIQEFLKSENRSEKELSEIHCSALAYMLQMSEEVLDELDLEEYNTSEEGRRRLIPAVRNCRTARFIRCELSETHCEVVASALKSDPSHLTELDLSDNFSLQDSGVKVLSAGLESPHCRLETLRLMSCRLSEISCSSLASALKSNPSHLRLLDLRGNRLQDSGVKKLRDLVQRVVC
- the LOC118314126 gene encoding NACHT, LRR and PYD domains-containing protein 12 isoform X7, producing MKSKVFSQSQLSRTGGKTGNYRSVGASPLRPEKMSDLEEDEDRAESPVFSCVSMKSDRSKGESPFFSPEPGPSHSDVGASPLRPEKMSDLEEDEDRAESPVFSWLSMKSDRSKGESPFFSPEPGPSHSDVGASPLRPEKMSDLEEDEDRAESPVFSCVSMKSDRSKGESPFFSGEPGPSHSEEKRSHVSEEKLPSCCASCQDVLKDPVSTSCGHWLCRRCITSYWDQSGSPGESSCPQCGQRSRTGPGAQTAADGGLQQVLDEHKISLRRRCERVTEGSDDRGSETFLNRIFTELYITEGQSEEVNTQHEVRQLETTSKKKTVHETPIKCHDIFKVGPDQQRRIRVVLTNGVAGVGKTFSVQKFTLDWAEGLENQDVSLLILLSFRELNLIRDQQHSLLTLLHVFHPSLQKVTEEKLAVCRLLFIFDGLDESRLSLDFNHREVVSGVTQSSSVNELLTNLIQGNLLPYALVWITSRPAAANQIPLTCVDRVTEVRGFTDAQKEEYFRRRFSDEELSSRIISHVKTSRSLHIMCQIPVFCWISATVLEHMLTTDQREELPKTLTDLYSHFLLVQTQRKKNKYHEGRETRPQELMEADRKILLKLGRLAFEHLQTGNIMFYQEDLERCGLDVTEASVYSGVCTEIFRRESVILQKTVYCFVHLSVQEFLAAVYMFHCVTNRNTKVVNDFLGTKWNNAQHDSFLEYILGSTMEKSLESQNGHLDLFVRFLHGLSLESNQRLLRGLMGRTENHPTIIQRLLRGLMGQRENDPEIIQRVIDNLKEMNSDEISPDRSINIFHCLMEMNDLSVHQEIQEFLKSENRSEKELSEIHCSALAYMLQMSEEVLDELDLEEYNTSEEGRRRLIPAVRNCRTARFIRCELSETHCEVVASALKSDPSHLTELDLSDNFSLQDSGVKVLSAGLESPHCRLETLRLERCRLSEISCSSLASALKSNPSHLRQLDLSGNKLQDSGVKELCGFLESPHCRLETLRLMSCRLSEISCSSLASALKSNPSHLRLLDLRGNRLQDSGVKKLRDLVQRVVC